From Candidatus Doudnabacteria bacterium, a single genomic window includes:
- the der gene encoding ribosome biogenesis GTPase Der, producing the protein MKIPLVAIIGLPNSGKSTFFNKVLERRTALTYPEAGTTRDRAYGLANWNRLAFYLIDTAGIIKRPNSDLEINIQKQTAIAREEADLIILLADGKTNPSTEDLRVAAQLSKTHKPIVLGVNKIDVRNTKTQTAAEVYQKLGLGSPFMISSVNGSGIGDILDEVVKKLKNEFGNQAPEETERLKIAFVGRPNVGKSSLINALIKQERLLVHNKAGTTRSTVEIPFESKGKKFLLLDTAGIKKKWDQDKDVEAAAAFQSIRTIDQTDVALFVVDATSEIMVQDQIIASQILEQGKACVILLNKIDQLDKKAQDKLLDVLPHYLPQMWFVPVLFTSAKTSQGLDLLLKFAQEAFNSSKREIDPSELDQFLEKMLAEKMPGKMEDQRSPKIYNLSQIGVNPPTFKMTVNFPAAIAEAWKKWFEKQFRLKFGFEGTPIEIKYIRRE; encoded by the coding sequence ATGAAAATCCCTTTAGTGGCGATCATCGGCCTGCCGAACAGCGGAAAATCAACTTTTTTCAACAAGGTTTTGGAAAGGCGGACCGCGCTGACTTATCCCGAAGCCGGCACCACGCGCGACCGCGCTTACGGTCTGGCAAACTGGAACAGATTGGCATTCTATTTGATTGATACGGCGGGGATCATCAAACGGCCGAACTCAGACCTGGAAATAAATATCCAGAAGCAAACGGCAATTGCCCGGGAAGAAGCAGATCTGATTATTCTCTTGGCTGACGGCAAGACCAATCCCTCCACCGAGGATCTGCGGGTGGCCGCACAATTGTCTAAAACCCACAAGCCGATAGTTTTGGGTGTGAATAAAATTGATGTGCGCAATACCAAAACTCAGACTGCAGCCGAAGTTTACCAAAAACTGGGGTTGGGCAGCCCCTTTATGATCTCCTCGGTCAACGGTTCAGGTATCGGCGACATCCTGGATGAAGTTGTAAAAAAACTTAAAAATGAATTCGGTAATCAGGCGCCTGAAGAAACAGAAAGGCTGAAGATTGCATTTGTGGGCCGGCCGAATGTCGGAAAATCATCCTTGATCAATGCGCTTATCAAACAAGAACGGCTGTTGGTGCATAATAAAGCCGGAACCACTCGCTCCACAGTTGAGATTCCTTTTGAATCAAAAGGAAAAAAATTTCTGCTGCTCGACACCGCTGGCATCAAAAAGAAGTGGGACCAGGATAAGGATGTGGAAGCAGCCGCGGCTTTCCAATCCATCCGCACCATCGATCAAACTGATGTGGCATTGTTCGTGGTGGATGCCACAAGCGAGATCATGGTCCAGGACCAGATCATCGCTTCTCAAATTCTTGAGCAAGGAAAGGCTTGCGTTATTCTGTTGAACAAGATCGACCAGCTGGATAAAAAAGCCCAGGACAAACTGCTTGATGTTTTGCCGCACTATCTGCCGCAAATGTGGTTTGTGCCCGTGCTGTTTACGTCAGCGAAAACTTCTCAAGGACTGGATCTTTTGCTAAAATTCGCTCAAGAGGCGTTTAATTCAAGCAAGCGTGAGATCGACCCTTCTGAGCTTGACCAATTTTTGGAAAAAATGCTTGCCGAGAAAATGCCGGGCAAAATGGAAGACCAGCGCTCCCCCAAAATTTATAATTTGAGTCAGATCGGCGTTAATCCCCCGACTTTTAAAATGACGGTTAATTTTCCTGCGGCAATTGCGGAAGCTTGGAAAAAATGGTTTGAAAAACAATTCCGGTTAAAATTCGGTTTTGAAGGCACGCCGATAGAAATTAAATATATTCGACGAGAATGA